One Osmerus eperlanus chromosome 16, fOsmEpe2.1, whole genome shotgun sequence DNA segment encodes these proteins:
- the LOC134037108 gene encoding LOW QUALITY PROTEIN: scinderin-like (The sequence of the model RefSeq protein was modified relative to this genomic sequence to represent the inferred CDS: inserted 2 bases in 2 codons): MVSHKEFETAGKQAGLQVWRIESMDLKPVPKGLHGNFYTGDAYLLLYTTSAPSYCLHMWMGNDCSQDESGAAAIFATQLDDFLGGKPVQFREVQDNESITFMGYFKSGIKYKQGGVASGFQHVVTNDTDVKRLLHIKGRRTIRATEVDLSWGSFNQGDCFIVDLGKDIYQWCGSECNRFERLKASQVAIDIRDNERNGRAKLQMVEDGAEPEALTAALGPKPSIPPGTPDDDKVDTANKKKGTLYMISDASGSMKSSLVAQASPFKQAMLSPEECYILDNGVDTNVFVWKGPKANVSERKAAMSAAQQFIKDKGYSKKTQIQVLPAGGETTLFKQFFSDWKDKDQTTGPGQAYTIGSIAKVEKVPFDASTLHDNKAMAAQHGMVDDGKGKVQIFRVEGGASVPVDPSSYGQFFGGDCYLILYSYRLGGREQHIIYTWQGLKCTQDELAASAFLTVKMDDSMGGSPVQVRVTQGQEPPHLMSLFQGKPMMVHSGGTSRKGGQMQAGATRLFHIRQSSSNATRAVEATASASSLNTNDVFVLKSPDAMFVWRGVGASEEEXAAAKHVANFLGGSATNVSEGKEPAGFWSTLGGKKDYQTSKSLQKTIKPPRLFGCSNKTGRLIVEEVPGDFNQTDLATDDVMLLDTWDQLFLWVGSDANEEEKAGSPKIAKDYVDSDPSGRKGLPITTIKQGTEPPTFTGWFQXWDPKMWETDPWRGSAPASKRTLPPPPPPIYSHSTHPSPRLRLYPGLVFSGQLLLSSAPRWATGSHLNSPVRFPSPWLISFP; this comes from the exons ATGGTGTCCCATAAGGAGTTTGAGACCGCGGGGAAGCAGGCTGGCCTGCAGGTGTGGCGCATCGAGAGCATGGACCTGAAGCCTGTCCCCAAGGGCCTCCACGGAAACTTCTACACCGGAGATGCCTACCTGCTGCTCTACACCACCTCTGCACCCTCTTACTGTCTGCACATGTGGAtgg gAAACGATTGTTCCCAGGACGAGAGCGGTGCGGCGGCCATCTTTGCTACCCAGCTGGATGACTTCCTGGGCGGCAAGCCGGTCCAGTTCAGGGAGGTCCAGGACAACGAGTCCATCACCTTCATGGGATACTTCAAGTCCGGCATCAAGTACAAG CaagggggcgtggcctctgGCTTCCAGCACGTGGTGACCAATGACACGGACGTGAAGCGCCTGCTGCACATCAAAGGGAGGCGGACCATCAGGGCCACGGAGGTGGATCTGAGCTGGGGCAGCTTCAACCAGGGGGACTGTTTCATCGTCGACCTGGGGAAG gatATCTACCAGTGGTGTGGTAGTGAGTGTAACCGTTTCGAGCGTCTGAAGGCCTCCCAGGTTGCCATCGACATCAGAGACAACGAGAGGAACGGCCGGGCCAAGCTGCAGATGGTGGAGGATGGGGCGGAGCCAGAGGCCCTCAccgcg GCTCTGGGGCCCAAACCCAGCATCCCCCCTGGCACCCCAGACGATGACAAAGTGGACACGGCCAACAAGAAGAAGGGCACCCTCTACATG atctctGACGCGTCGGGCTCTATGAAGTCATCCTTGGTGGCCCAGGCCAGCCCCTTCAAGCAGGCCATGCTGTCCCCAGAGGAGTGCTACATCCTGGACAACGGAGTCGACACCAACGTCTTCGTCTGGAAAG GGCCCAAAGCCAACGTGTCTGAACGCAAGGCGGCCATGTCTGCTGCTCAGCAGTTCATCAAGGACAAGGGCTACTCCAAAAAgacccag aTCCAGGTGCTGCCAGCAGGCGGCGAGACCACCCTGTTCAAGCAGTTCTTCAGCGACTGGAAGGACAAGGACCAGACCACAGGCCCGGGCCAGGCCTACACCATCGGCAGCATCGCCAAGGTGGAGAAGGTGCCCTTCGACGCCTCCACCCTGCACGACAACAAGGCCATGGCAGCCCAGCACGGCATGGTGGATGATGGGAAGGGTAAGGTCCAG ATCTTCCGTGTGGAGGGCGGGGCCAGTGTGCCGGTGGATCCCTCCTCCTATGGGCAGTTCTTCGGAGGAGACTGTTACCTCATCCTGTACAGCTACAGACTAGGAGGACGAGAGCAGCACATCATATatacctg gcaggggctGAAGTGTACCCAGGATGAGCTGGCAGCTTCTGCCTTCCTGACTGTGAAGATGGACGACTCCATGGGAGGATCTCCTGTTCAG GTGCGGGTGACCCAGGGCCAGGAGCCGCCCCACCTGATGAGCCTGTTCCAGGGGAAGCCCATGATGGTGCACAGCGGGGGGACGTCTCGGAAGGGGGGCCAGATGCAGGCCGGAGCCACTCGCCTCTTCCACATCCGCCAAAGCtcctccaacgccacccgggccgtagag GCGAcagcctctgcctcctctctgaaCACCAATGACGTGTTCGTGCTCAAGTCTCCGGACGCCATGTTTGTGTGGCGGGGAGTGGGCGCCAGCGAGGAGG ATGCCGCTGCCAAGCATGTTGCCAACTTCCTGGGAGGAAGTGCAACCAATGTGTCAGAGGGCAAAGAGCCAG CTGGGTTCTGGTCCACTCTGGGAGGGAAGAAGGATTACCAGACCTCCAAGAGTCTGCAGAAGACCATCAAACCCCCACGCCTGTTCGGCTGCTCCAACAAGACCGGGCGACTCATC GTAGAGGAGGTGCCTGGTGACTTCAACCAGACCGACCTGGCAACAGATGACGTCATGCTGTTGGACACCTGGGATCAG CTGTTCCTCTGGGTCGGCAGTGACGCTAacgaggaggagaaggctgGGTCTCCCAAAATAG ctaaAGACTACGTGGACTCTGACCCCTCCGGACGTAAGGGTCtccccatcaccaccatcaagCAGGGGACTGAACCCCCGACCTTCACGGGCTGGTTCC CATGGGACCCAAAGATGTGGGAGACAGACCCCTGGAGAGGATCCGCGCCCGCTTCTAAAAGaaccctccccccgcctcctccacccatATACAGCCACTCCACCCACCCAAGCCCCAGGCTTCGGCTGTACCCAGGCCTGGTGTTTTCTGGGCAGCTTCTCCTCTCCAGTGCTCCTCGGTGGGCGACAGGGTCGCATCTCAATAGTCCTGTGCGGTTTCCTTCCCCCTGGCTTATCTCCTTTCCTTGA